The DNA region GCGCCGCGGTGAAGTCGTCGAGCTCGTTGTTGAGGAGGACGCCGGTGCCCTCGGCGACGAGGCCGACGCCATATGGGAAGTTCAGCGTATAGGTGTTGCTGACGGCGTTGCCGCTGGAATCGACCACGGAGTAATGCGTGGTGTTGTCGCCCTCGTGCGGCGGCTTCGCGTTCCGCACATCGGTCCAGGGTGTTGCGTGGGTGAGATCGATGGTGGCGCGCTGCTTTGCGGCGTAATCCTTGGCGGTCAGCAATTGGGTCGGCGCGTCGACGAAGGCGGGATCGCCGAGATAGCGCGCGCGATCCGCATAGGCGCGCTTCATCGCCTCGATCATCAGGTGCAGCGAGGTCGCCGAGCCCTGCCGGATGTCGGACATCGGAAAACCCTCGAGGATGTTGAGGATCTCGATCAGCACGACGCCGCCCGACGACGGCTGCGGCATCGAGACGACGTCGTAGCCGCGATAGGTGCCGCGGATCGGCGTGCGGATCACCGCCTGATACGATTTCAAATCGTCGCGCGTGAAGATGCCGCCGGCGTCCTTGATGCCCTTGACGAGTTTCTCGGCGACCACGCCTTCGTAGAAGCCGCGCGGGCCTTGATCCGAAATGGCCGTCAGCACGGCCGCGAGATCACCCTGGATCAGCCGGTCGCCCTCGTGCAGCGGCGTGCCGTCGGCATGCGAGAACGTCTTGGCTGAATTCGGCCAGCGCGCCATCCGGCGATACATGTCGCCCAGCGTATCCGCGGTGTCGTCGGTGACGACAAAGCCGTCGCGCGCCAGATCGATCGCGGGCTTGAGGATCTGCGCCAGCGTGAATTTGCCGGAGCCGTATTTCTCCAGCGCCAGCGCGAGGCCGGCGACGGTGCCGGGCACGCCGATCGCGAGTGCCGAGTTGCGCGATTTGTCGGGATCGGGCTTGCCGTCGGCGCCCAGGTACATATCGCGAGTCGCGGCCTGCGGCGCGGTCTCGCGATAATCGATCGCGATGTCCTCGTTCGAGTGCGCGAGATGGATCACCATGAAGCCGCCGCCGCCGATGTTGCCGGCGCGCGGATAGGTCACCGCCATCGCGAAGCCGGTGGCGACCGCGGCATCGACCGCATTGCCGCCCTGGCGCAGGACATCGGCGCCGATCTGTGCGGCGAGCTTCTCCTGCGCCACCACCATGCCGTGTTCGGCGAAGATGCCGTGAACGGCGTCCGCAGAAGGCGGCGAATAGAAGCGGCGCTGCTCCTGGCTGAACGCCGGTGCGGACATGCCGACGACGAGGAGAGCGGCAAACAGCCGCCGCGATATCGTTGCAACAAGCGCCATCGAGAGCCTCGCTTCGTTCATCGCCGATACGACATTCGCCCAATGGGCTCATGCTATATGGGGATGGATCGGCGTGGCGAAACGCCCCGCTCGGGCGCATCGCTTGTGAAGGTGCCGAAGCAACCCTCCAGCGTCGTCCCGGCGAAAGCCGGGACCCATACCGCGTGATCTATCGAAGGTGCGCTGGGGTTAGTTATCTCTCACCAAGCAAGGTCGGTGGTTATGGGTCCCGGCTTTCGCCGGGACGACAAGTTGAGAGATCAATGCCGGAAATGCCTGGTGCCGGTGAACACCATGGCGATGTTGTGCTCGTCGGCGGCTTTGATCACCTCGTCGTCGCGCATCGAGCCGCCGGGCTGGATCACCGCGGTGGCGCCGGCTTCGATGCAGGCGAGCATGCCGTCGGCGAACGGGAAGAACGCGTCGGAGGCGACCACCGAGCCCTTTGTCAGCGGCTCCGCCAGCTTCAATTCGGCCGCCGCGTCCTGCGCCTTGCGCGCGGCGATGCGCGCGGAATCGACCCGGCTCATCTGGCCGGCGCCGATGCCCACGGTGGCGAGGTCCTTGGCGTAGATGATGGTGTTCGACTTGACGTGCTTGGCGACGCGGAAGGCGAATTTCAGATCGCGCATCTCGGCGTCGGTCGGTGCGCGACTGGTGGCGACCTTGAGGTCCATGCCTTCGACCACGGCGTTGTCGCGGCTTTGCACCAGGAGGCCGCCGGCGACCGTCTTGGCGGTGAGGCCCGTCGCGCGCGGGTTCGGCAGGCCGCCCGCAAGCAGCAGGCGCAGATTGCGCCGGCCGGCAATGATCGCGATCGCTTCTTCGGTGGCGTCGGGCGCGATGATCACCTCGGTGAAGATGCCGATGATGGCGCGCGCGGCTTCCGCATCCAGGGTGCGGTTGACCGCGATGATGCCGCCATAGGCCGAGGTGGAATCGCAGGCGAGTGCACGGGCGTAGGCGGTGGCGAGGTTCGGACCTTCGGCGACGCCGCAAGGGTTGGCGTGCTTGATGATGGCGCAGGCCGCGGTGCGGTTCGGGTCGAACTCGCTGACGCATTCATAGGCCGCATCGGTGTCGTTGATGTTGTTGTAGGACAACTCTTTGCCCTGTAGTTGCCGCGCGGTCGCGACGCCCTGCCGCTTCTCCGGCGTGGCGTAGAACGCCGCGGTCTGGTGCGGGTTCTCGCCGTAGCGCAGCGACTGGATCAATCTGCCGCCGAAGGCGCGGAAATCCGGTGCTGTGGTCTCGAGCTGCATGGCAAACCAGTTCGAGATCGCCGCGTCATAGGCCGCGGTGCGCGCGTAGGCCTTGGCGGCAAGCCGGCGGCGCAGGCCAAGCGAGGTCGCGCCCTTGTGGGCGGCGAGTTCGTCGAGCACGGCCTGATAGTCGTTGGCCTCGACGACGACCGCGACATCGTCATGGTTCTTGGCGGCGGCGCGGATCATCGCGGGGCCGCCGATATCGATGTTCTCGATGCACTCCTCGAAGCCGGCGCCTTTGTCGACGGTGGCCTCGAACGGATAGAGGTTGACGACCAGCAGATCGATCGGCGCGATGCCGTGCGCGGCCATCGCCGCCGCATGCTCCTTGTTGTCGCGGATCGCGAGCAGGCCGCCATGGACCTTCGGATGCAGCGTCTTGACCCGGCCGTCCATCATCTCCGGAAAGCCGGTCAGCTCGGACACGTCCTTGACCTTGAGCCCGGCCGCCGCGATCGCCTTCGCGGTACCGCCGGTCGAGACCAGCTCGACGCCATGGTCGGAGAGCGCCTTCGCGAAATCGATCAGTCCGGTCTTGTCGGAAACGGACAACAGAGCGCGGGTCACGCGGCGAAGCTGTTCGGTCATATCGGAAATCCCTGGCTGTTAAGGCAGCCGGGTAGCACGGTTTGGCGGGGTGTGAAACCGGTTCACGGCGTAGATTCCCGGGAATCTGTCCCGTCATCCTGCGAGCCCCCTGGGGACGGGGACGAGTTTTTGCGCGGTCTCTCCACCCCGTCGTCCTGGCGAAAGCCAGGACCCATAGCCACCGAATCTGATTGCGTGCGAGATCGTGGCCCCTGCGTCGTGCAACAACAAGCGGCTGGGGTAATGGGTCCTGGCTTTCGCCAGGACGACACCGAATGTTTGCGGAGCGCGTCGCCCTACAGCGGCAATTCCGGCTCGCGGCGGGCGTTGCGCCGCGCATTGGTGGCGGTCGCGGAGGTCGAGGAGCGCACGAAACTCCAGCGGATGGTGGCGGCCTGCCGCGCGTCCTGGCGGATCACGATCTGGGAGGTGCGGCGCGGGCCGTCATTGCCGGCGAGGAACACGCTGTCCTCGAGCTCGACCTTGTCTTCGACGGCCTCGAACGTCCAGACGTCGCGGTTGGGCAGCACCAGCATCACGCCGCGCGCGTCCGACAGCCGGCTCGCCTTCACCGACGGGTGCAGATGGAAGCGCAGCGCGAAGTCGGCATCGTGGCCCTTGAGGCGGCCGCCCGGCGCCGGCGACAGCTGGTCTTCGCCTTCCAGGCGGGTGCCGTCATGCGAGATCACCAGCACGCGGCGGTGGATCACGCCGAAGCGGGAGAGATAACCGTCATGCGAGGTGGTAAGCACGTCGGCGTCGGTGACTGCCTCGCGATAGTTTTCGACATTGCTGGGCCCTGAGGTGATCGGCGAGCCGCGCAGCAGCCGCTTCATCGCCGAGAGCTCGACGAACTGGCACGACGAGGCCTCGTGATAGGTCAGGGTCGAATGCGCCGCGGTGGAGCGGGCGAACGGCCGCCAATTGTCGCGCCCCGTCGTCGGCATGCCGCAATTGACGATGATGCGGCTTACCCCGGACGACAGCTCGAACGACAGGCAGCCGGCATGCGCATCCTGGCTGACGCTCGCCGGCGGCGGCGGACCGGTGTCGAT from Bradyrhizobium genosp. L includes:
- the ggt gene encoding gamma-glutamyltransferase; translated protein: MALVATISRRLFAALLVVGMSAPAFSQEQRRFYSPPSADAVHGIFAEHGMVVAQEKLAAQIGADVLRQGGNAVDAAVATGFAMAVTYPRAGNIGGGGFMVIHLAHSNEDIAIDYRETAPQAATRDMYLGADGKPDPDKSRNSALAIGVPGTVAGLALALEKYGSGKFTLAQILKPAIDLARDGFVVTDDTADTLGDMYRRMARWPNSAKTFSHADGTPLHEGDRLIQGDLAAVLTAISDQGPRGFYEGVVAEKLVKGIKDAGGIFTRDDLKSYQAVIRTPIRGTYRGYDVVSMPQPSSGGVVLIEILNILEGFPMSDIRQGSATSLHLMIEAMKRAYADRARYLGDPAFVDAPTQLLTAKDYAAKQRATIDLTHATPWTDVRNAKPPHEGDNTTHYSVVDSSGNAVSNTYTLNFPYGVGLVAEGTGVLLNNELDDFTAAPGASNAFGLVGFESNLPGPGKRPLSSMAPTIVLKDGKPLLVTGTPGGSRIISAVTQIIVDVIDYKMDIAAAVAAPRVHHQWLPDEVRIERGFPEAVLAGLKAKGHTLVEPLGYSSANSILVTPNGLLGAPDPRTRGSEAAGQ
- the purH gene encoding bifunctional phosphoribosylaminoimidazolecarboxamide formyltransferase/IMP cyclohydrolase — translated: MTEQLRRVTRALLSVSDKTGLIDFAKALSDHGVELVSTGGTAKAIAAAGLKVKDVSELTGFPEMMDGRVKTLHPKVHGGLLAIRDNKEHAAAMAAHGIAPIDLLVVNLYPFEATVDKGAGFEECIENIDIGGPAMIRAAAKNHDDVAVVVEANDYQAVLDELAAHKGATSLGLRRRLAAKAYARTAAYDAAISNWFAMQLETTAPDFRAFGGRLIQSLRYGENPHQTAAFYATPEKRQGVATARQLQGKELSYNNINDTDAAYECVSEFDPNRTAACAIIKHANPCGVAEGPNLATAYARALACDSTSAYGGIIAVNRTLDAEAARAIIGIFTEVIIAPDATEEAIAIIAGRRNLRLLLAGGLPNPRATGLTAKTVAGGLLVQSRDNAVVEGMDLKVATSRAPTDAEMRDLKFAFRVAKHVKSNTIIYAKDLATVGIGAGQMSRVDSARIAARKAQDAAAELKLAEPLTKGSVVASDAFFPFADGMLACIEAGATAVIQPGGSMRDDEVIKAADEHNIAMVFTGTRHFRH